The following are encoded in a window of Jeotgalibacillus aurantiacus genomic DNA:
- a CDS encoding response regulator, whose amino-acid sequence MDEKILIVDDQFGIRILLNEVLYKEGYKTFQAANGPEALALLEEEPDLVLLDMKIPGMDGIEILRRMKEIREDIRVIIMTAYGELDMIKEAKRMGALTHIAKPFDIEDIRKVVRSYVQVG is encoded by the coding sequence ATGGATGAGAAAATTTTGATTGTCGATGATCAGTTCGGCATCCGGATTCTTCTGAATGAGGTTCTTTATAAAGAGGGATATAAGACGTTTCAGGCTGCGAATGGACCAGAGGCATTAGCACTTCTTGAGGAAGAACCTGATTTAGTCCTGCTGGATATGAAGATTCCCGGGATGGATGGAATTGAGATTTTGAGACGGATGAAGGAAATTCGTGAAGATATCAGGGTCATTATTATGACGGCTTATGGTGAATTGGATATGATCAAGGAAGCGAAGCGGATGGGTGCACTGACTCATATTGCCAAACCATTTGATATTGAGGATATTCGAAAAGTCGTAAGATCATATGTTCAGGTCGGGTAA
- a CDS encoding DUF2529 family protein, with protein MFTTQLTGLFGRLHSKEENEIENAARLLAQANVGAGSIYVAGFGEMEGVTAEALRGEEPLTGARELTGVTELTTADRVLLVTRRSTDPQALKLAAELQSHDIPFVVIAGKVKDAENDLAVSADSFLNTQTVRGMLPDETGGRFGFPSLMAALYLYHGVKFVVEEILEEY; from the coding sequence ATGTTTACAACACAGCTGACCGGCCTATTCGGGCGGCTGCATAGCAAGGAAGAAAACGAAATCGAAAACGCAGCACGCCTGCTCGCTCAGGCAAACGTCGGAGCAGGATCCATTTACGTTGCAGGCTTCGGTGAAATGGAAGGCGTCACAGCAGAAGCGCTCCGCGGCGAAGAACCTTTGACTGGCGCACGCGAACTTACCGGCGTTACTGAACTGACAACCGCTGACCGCGTACTGCTCGTAACCCGCCGCTCCACAGACCCGCAAGCGCTTAAGCTGGCGGCAGAACTCCAGTCACACGACATTCCTTTTGTGGTAATTGCAGGTAAAGTGAAGGACGCTGAAAACGATCTGGCTGTCTCAGCCGATTCATTCCTGAACACCCAAACCGTCCGCGGCATGCTGCCCGACGAAACTGGCGGACGCTTCGGATTCCCATCTCTGATGGCCGCACTGTATTTGTACCACGGCGTGAAGTTTGTGGTGGAAGAGATTTTGGAAGAATATTGA
- a CDS encoding nuclease-related domain-containing protein: protein MIMKPQALPCHIQTLQIIADRLPHYHQKFEDIQKHLRNLIAGYKGEAGLDYNLSFIKSPHIILHNLRLKGQNHHFQMDTIILFQNAIIILETKNISGSLQFKTDFQQVLRTLNGQTEAFKDFHLQIKRQSEQLTELMKRHKLGALPVIPFIVMANSRTIIHAETPHILRNVIPPEAIESEIYKALQTIQTKKFGQAHMKKVADVLISLHEELEIDWFKKYSIGFSELQMGVQCPGCRKIGMVKSRRGWTCGDCHHFSSSVHHEALEQLFQLKGDNGIVNKDIRLFFRISDEQAARRMVEKMAVRKRGTTKGVKYFKLTL from the coding sequence ATGATCATGAAACCGCAGGCATTGCCCTGCCATATTCAAACACTGCAAATCATCGCAGACAGGCTGCCGCACTATCATCAGAAATTCGAGGACATTCAAAAACATCTTCGCAACTTAATCGCCGGCTATAAAGGTGAAGCCGGACTGGATTATAACCTCAGCTTCATCAAATCCCCTCACATCATCCTTCACAACCTTCGCCTTAAAGGACAAAACCACCACTTCCAAATGGACACGATCATCCTGTTCCAAAACGCAATCATTATTTTAGAAACTAAAAACATCTCCGGCTCGCTCCAATTTAAAACTGATTTCCAGCAGGTTCTCCGCACGTTAAACGGGCAAACAGAAGCTTTCAAAGACTTTCACCTGCAAATTAAAAGACAATCAGAACAGCTGACAGAGCTGATGAAACGCCATAAGCTCGGCGCACTACCCGTCATTCCATTCATCGTCATGGCAAACTCCCGAACCATTATCCACGCCGAAACGCCACACATTTTGCGAAATGTCATCCCACCAGAAGCCATCGAAAGCGAAATTTATAAGGCTCTGCAAACGATCCAGACTAAAAAGTTTGGTCAGGCACATATGAAAAAAGTGGCTGATGTGTTAATCAGTTTGCATGAGGAACTTGAGATTGACTGGTTCAAAAAATATTCAATTGGTTTCAGTGAACTGCAGATGGGTGTGCAATGTCCGGGGTGTAGAAAGATTGGAATGGTCAAAAGCAGACGTGGATGGACTTGTGGGGATTGTCATCATTTTTCCAGCAGCGTTCACCATGAGGCTTTGGAGCAGCTGTTTCAATTGAAAGGAGATAATGGAATAGTGAATAAGGACATTCGGCTGTTCTTTAGAATTTCTGATGAGCAGGCAGCAAGGAGAATGGTGGAGAAGATGGCTGTAAGAAAAAGAGGGACAACTAAAGGGGTAAAATATTTTAAGCTTACTTTATAA
- a CDS encoding CTP synthase → MSTKYIFVTGGVVSSLGKGITAASLGRLLKNRGLSVTIQKFDPYINVDPGTMSPYQHGEVFVTDDGAETDLDLGHYERFIDINLNKYSNVTTGKIYSTVLKKERRGDYLGGTVQVIPHITNELKERVFRAGRETNADVVITEIGGTVGDIESLPFLEAIRQIKSDVGRENVMYVHCTLVPYIKAAGEMKTKPTQHSVKELRSLGIQPNIIVLRTEMPISQDMKDKIALFCDIDEKSVIEATDADTLYAVPLALQAQNMDQIVCDHFGFNAPQPEMTEWNALVDRVRNLSGKTKIALVGKYVELQDAYISVVESLKHAGYSFDTDVEVKWLNSELITRENVEQELGDVDGILVPGGFGDRAIEGKIEAIRYARETKTPFLGICLGMQLASVEFARNVLGMDGAHSAEINPETPFPVIDLLPEQKDIEDLGGTLRLGLYPCKLTEGTKAFEAYDNEVVYERHRHRFEFNNQYREQMEEAGFIFSGTSPDGRLIEIIELADHPWFVASQFHPEFTSRPTRPQPLFRDFIEASIKK, encoded by the coding sequence ATGTCAACAAAATATATTTTCGTTACTGGCGGAGTTGTATCATCATTAGGAAAAGGAATCACGGCTGCTTCACTTGGCCGCCTTCTGAAAAACAGAGGATTGAGCGTGACCATCCAGAAATTCGATCCATATATCAACGTAGACCCTGGAACAATGAGTCCATACCAGCACGGGGAAGTGTTCGTCACAGATGACGGTGCGGAAACGGATCTCGATCTTGGTCACTACGAGCGTTTTATCGATATTAACCTCAACAAATACAGCAACGTGACAACAGGTAAGATCTACTCAACAGTGCTGAAAAAAGAGCGTCGCGGTGATTATCTCGGCGGAACAGTACAGGTCATTCCGCATATTACAAACGAGCTGAAAGAGCGCGTTTTCCGTGCCGGACGTGAGACAAATGCAGATGTCGTGATCACAGAAATCGGTGGAACGGTAGGGGATATCGAATCTCTTCCATTCCTTGAAGCGATCCGTCAGATCAAGAGCGATGTAGGCCGCGAAAACGTAATGTACGTTCACTGTACACTTGTCCCTTATATTAAAGCTGCCGGAGAAATGAAAACAAAGCCGACTCAGCACAGCGTAAAAGAATTGCGCAGCCTTGGTATCCAGCCAAACATCATTGTGCTTCGTACCGAAATGCCAATTTCTCAGGACATGAAGGACAAAATTGCCCTGTTCTGTGACATTGACGAAAAATCAGTAATCGAAGCGACTGACGCTGACACACTTTATGCCGTACCACTTGCCCTTCAGGCGCAAAACATGGATCAGATCGTCTGCGACCATTTCGGCTTCAACGCACCACAGCCTGAAATGACGGAGTGGAATGCACTTGTTGACCGCGTCCGTAACCTGTCAGGCAAAACGAAAATTGCCCTTGTCGGTAAATACGTTGAGCTTCAGGATGCTTACATTTCAGTCGTAGAATCTTTAAAGCATGCCGGCTACAGCTTCGACACGGACGTTGAAGTGAAATGGCTGAATTCTGAACTGATCACACGTGAAAATGTGGAGCAGGAGCTTGGTGATGTAGACGGAATCCTTGTCCCTGGCGGATTCGGAGACCGCGCCATCGAAGGTAAAATCGAAGCCATTCGCTACGCACGTGAAACAAAAACACCATTCCTTGGGATCTGCCTAGGCATGCAGCTCGCAAGTGTAGAATTTGCCCGCAACGTGCTTGGAATGGATGGCGCACACTCAGCAGAAATCAACCCGGAAACACCATTCCCGGTCATTGACCTTCTGCCGGAGCAAAAAGATATCGAAGACCTTGGCGGAACACTTCGTCTCGGACTATACCCATGTAAGCTGACAGAAGGCACAAAAGCCTTTGAAGCCTACGATAACGAAGTCGTATACGAGCGTCACCGTCACCGCTTCGAATTCAACAACCAGTACCGTGAGCAAATGGAAGAAGCAGGATTCATCTTCTCAGGCACAAGCCCGGACGGCCGCCTGATCGAAATCATCGAACTTGCCGACCACCCATGGTTCGTCGCGTCCCAGTTCCACCCGGAATTCACATCGCGCCCAACCCGCCCACAGCCACTGTTCAGAGACTTTATTGAAGCGTCTATTAAGAAGTAA
- the rpoE gene encoding DNA-directed RNA polymerase subunit delta: MELKNRSVEDLREYSFIEIAHQLLVDRHDSITFNEMVNEWQRLLGLTDKEAREKIVQFYTDLNMDGRFIFLGAEKGWGLRSWYPLDQVEDEQVTSEIQTKKKTKSKKKKVADEDLDFDDLDDEEDDLVYDELDDDVDDVDDLDDEDDEDFDDELDSEDFDDIGETDDDEDLDVEDEDDDL, translated from the coding sequence ATGGAACTTAAAAACCGCTCAGTAGAAGACTTGAGAGAGTATTCTTTTATTGAAATTGCCCACCAGCTTTTAGTGGACCGCCACGATTCAATTACTTTTAACGAAATGGTGAATGAATGGCAGCGTCTGCTTGGCTTAACTGATAAAGAGGCACGTGAAAAAATTGTTCAATTCTACACCGACTTGAACATGGACGGCCGCTTCATTTTCCTTGGCGCAGAAAAAGGCTGGGGACTCCGCTCATGGTATCCGCTTGACCAGGTAGAGGACGAGCAGGTAACAAGCGAAATCCAGACGAAAAAGAAAACAAAATCCAAGAAAAAGAAAGTCGCGGATGAAGATCTTGACTTCGACGACCTGGATGACGAAGAAGACGACCTTGTCTACGATGAACTAGACGACGATGTCGATGATGTCGATGACCTAGATGATGAAGACGATGAGGACTTCGATGATGAACTAGACAGTGAAGACTTTGACGATATCGGTGAAACCGATGACGACGAAGACCTCGATGTTGAAGATGAGGATGACGATCTGTAA
- the icmF gene encoding fused isobutyryl-CoA mutase/GTPase IcmF, with product MAVNEPVIYKPANPVRFVTASSLFDGHDASINIMRRILQASGAEVIHLGHNRSVEEVVNAAIQEDVQGIAISSYQGGHVEYFKYMYDLLKERGAPHIRIYGGGGGVIIPREIKELHEYGIARIFSPEDGRQHGLQGMINQMLKECDFATVEQEMKHEIEELQSGTTPIVSKFISLAEYRMQNDSEQWQEIMDRVKAAEKHAPVVGITGTGGAGKSSLTDELIRRFINEVPDKKVAILSIDPTKQKTGGALLGDRIRMNAIFSDRVFMRSLATRGSKSELSLAIRDAISVVKAAGYNLVIVETSGIGQGDAEIAEISDISMYVMTSEFGAPSQLEKIDMIDYADLVVINKFERKGSEDAKRQVQKQYQRSRMLFDQDLDEMPVFGTIASQFNDAGTNALFAALIETINTKAQTDWSTAFSKKAQVEKQNVIIPNDRRYYLREISETVRRYHQSAEQQTKLARRFFQLEGSIEALKEQGNDAAVAPLETLKENTWDELTAESKKILENWPKLKDMYAQDQFTTKIRDKEIVTELTTKSLSGLSIPKVALPKYEDYGEILKWVYKENVPGSFPYTAGVFPFKRKGEDPKRQFAGEGTPERTNRRFHYLSKDDDAKRLSTAFDSVTLYGEDPDYRPDIYGKVGESGVSICTLEDMKKLYAGFDLCAPSTSVSMTINGPAPIILAMFMNTAIDQQVKKREEALGRTLSLEEFTEVREQTLQVVRGTVQADILKEDQGQNTCIFSTEFALRMMGDIQQYFIDQKVRNYYSVSISGYHIAEAGANPISQLAFTLANGFTYVEYYLSRGMNINDFAPNLSFFFSNGLDPEYTVIGRVARRIWATVMRDKYGANERSQKLKYHIQTSGRSLHAQEIDFNDIRTTLQALMALQDNCNSLHTNAYDEAITTPTEESVRRAMAIQMIITKEHGLSKNENPLQGSFIVEELTDLVEEMVLQEFERINDRGGVLGAMETQYQRGKIQEESMHYEMKKHTGELPIIGVNTYLNPNPPSEEEMDSMELARATQEEKETQIANLRSFQKQHENEADAALARLKETAVSGGNLFAELMETVKVASLGQITHALYEVGGQYRRNM from the coding sequence ATGGCAGTCAATGAACCAGTGATTTACAAGCCCGCCAACCCGGTGCGTTTTGTGACGGCATCGAGTCTGTTTGACGGACATGATGCTTCCATTAACATTATGCGCCGCATTCTTCAGGCGAGTGGTGCAGAGGTCATTCACCTCGGCCACAACCGCTCTGTTGAAGAGGTCGTCAATGCAGCGATCCAGGAGGATGTGCAGGGTATTGCGATTTCATCCTACCAGGGTGGTCACGTTGAATATTTTAAATATATGTATGACCTGTTAAAAGAGCGTGGTGCTCCGCATATCCGCATTTACGGCGGAGGTGGCGGAGTCATTATCCCGCGTGAAATTAAAGAGCTTCATGAGTACGGTATTGCCCGAATTTTCTCTCCGGAGGACGGCCGTCAGCACGGGCTTCAGGGCATGATTAACCAGATGCTTAAGGAATGTGATTTTGCCACGGTTGAACAGGAAATGAAGCATGAGATTGAAGAGCTGCAAAGCGGTACAACACCGATTGTCTCGAAATTCATTTCACTTGCTGAATACCGCATGCAAAATGACAGCGAGCAGTGGCAGGAGATTATGGATCGTGTAAAGGCAGCTGAAAAGCATGCGCCTGTTGTGGGGATTACCGGAACAGGTGGAGCAGGTAAAAGCTCCCTTACTGATGAGTTAATCCGACGCTTCATTAATGAAGTACCGGATAAAAAGGTTGCGATCTTATCCATCGACCCGACGAAGCAAAAAACGGGTGGTGCCCTCTTAGGGGACAGAATCCGGATGAATGCTATTTTCTCTGATCGGGTATTTATGAGAAGTCTTGCGACTCGCGGATCCAAGAGTGAGCTGTCACTCGCGATTCGTGATGCGATTTCCGTTGTAAAAGCAGCAGGCTATAATCTGGTCATTGTGGAGACGAGCGGAATCGGGCAGGGGGATGCTGAGATCGCCGAAATCTCCGACATTTCGATGTATGTGATGACGAGTGAATTCGGTGCGCCGTCACAGCTTGAGAAAATCGATATGATTGATTATGCGGACCTTGTTGTTATCAATAAATTTGAGCGTAAAGGCTCTGAGGATGCGAAACGTCAGGTGCAGAAGCAATATCAGCGCAGCCGTATGCTGTTTGACCAGGACCTTGATGAAATGCCGGTATTCGGTACGATTGCCTCCCAGTTTAACGATGCAGGAACAAACGCGCTGTTTGCTGCACTGATCGAAACGATTAACACAAAAGCGCAGACGGACTGGTCAACAGCCTTTTCGAAAAAAGCCCAGGTTGAAAAGCAGAACGTCATTATTCCAAATGACCGCCGCTATTACCTGCGTGAAATCTCGGAAACCGTGCGCCGCTATCATCAGTCAGCTGAACAGCAGACAAAGCTTGCCCGCCGTTTCTTCCAGCTTGAAGGAAGTATTGAGGCGCTAAAAGAGCAGGGGAATGATGCTGCTGTCGCACCGCTTGAAACACTGAAGGAAAACACCTGGGATGAGCTGACGGCTGAGTCGAAGAAAATTCTTGAAAACTGGCCGAAACTGAAGGACATGTATGCACAGGATCAGTTTACAACGAAAATCCGTGACAAGGAAATCGTCACTGAGCTGACGACGAAAAGCCTTTCAGGACTATCCATTCCAAAGGTCGCGCTTCCGAAATATGAGGATTACGGCGAGATTTTAAAATGGGTGTATAAAGAAAATGTACCGGGTTCATTCCCATACACAGCGGGCGTATTTCCATTTAAACGGAAGGGTGAAGATCCGAAGCGTCAGTTTGCCGGAGAGGGAACACCGGAGCGTACGAACCGCCGTTTCCATTACCTTTCAAAGGACGACGATGCCAAACGCTTAAGCACTGCTTTTGACTCAGTAACCCTATATGGTGAAGATCCGGATTACCGTCCGGACATTTACGGAAAAGTCGGGGAGAGTGGCGTCAGCATCTGTACACTAGAGGATATGAAGAAGCTGTATGCAGGCTTTGATCTGTGTGCCCCTTCGACATCCGTTTCGATGACGATTAACGGACCTGCGCCGATTATTCTAGCGATGTTCATGAACACAGCGATCGATCAGCAGGTGAAAAAGCGTGAGGAAGCGCTTGGCCGCACGCTGTCACTTGAGGAATTTACGGAAGTGCGTGAACAGACGCTTCAGGTCGTGCGCGGAACGGTTCAGGCCGATATTTTAAAAGAGGATCAGGGCCAGAATACGTGTATTTTCTCAACCGAATTTGCACTGCGCATGATGGGAGATATCCAGCAGTATTTTATCGACCAGAAAGTGCGTAACTATTATTCTGTTTCTATCTCCGGCTACCATATCGCTGAAGCCGGTGCGAATCCGATTTCACAGCTTGCATTTACACTCGCAAACGGATTTACGTATGTGGAGTACTATTTAAGCCGCGGTATGAATATTAATGACTTTGCACCGAACCTGTCATTCTTCTTCTCCAACGGACTTGATCCGGAGTATACCGTGATTGGCCGCGTTGCCCGCCGCATTTGGGCGACAGTGATGAGAGATAAATACGGTGCTAATGAGCGGAGTCAGAAGCTGAAGTACCATATCCAGACGTCAGGACGTTCCCTGCACGCGCAGGAAATCGATTTCAACGATATCCGGACAACGCTGCAGGCGCTGATGGCCCTTCAGGACAACTGTAATTCCCTTCATACTAATGCGTATGACGAAGCGATTACTACGCCGACTGAAGAATCAGTCCGCCGTGCGATGGCGATCCAGATGATCATCACAAAAGAACACGGCTTAAGTAAAAATGAAAATCCACTGCAGGGCTCCTTTATCGTAGAAGAACTGACGGACCTTGTAGAGGAAATGGTGCTGCAGGAATTCGAACGGATCAACGACCGGGGTGGTGTGCTTGGCGCCATGGAAACGCAGTATCAGCGCGGAAAGATCCAGGAAGAATCCATGCATTATGAAATGAAAAAGCATACGGGTGAACTGCCGATCATCGGTGTCAACACGTATCTGAATCCGAATCCTCCATCAGAAGAGGAAATGGACAGTATGGAGCTGGCCCGTGCAACGCAGGAAGAAAAAGAAACCCAGATTGCCAATCTCCGTTCTTTCCAAAAACAGCACGAGAATGAAGCAGACGCTGCACTGGCAAGACTGAAAGAAACGGCTGTTTCAGGCGGCAACCTGTTTGCTGAACTCATGGAAACAGTAAAAGTGGCTTCATTAGGTCAGATCACTCATGCACTGTATGAAGTGGGCGGACAATATCGACGCAATATGTAA
- a CDS encoding TetR/AcrR family transcriptional regulator: MRRDQMIKGAVSLFKQKGFHRTTTREIAKASGFSIGTLYEYIRTKEDVLYLVCDRIYDQVRARLHGMDLNGGTLESLSTGIAHYFRVVDDMQDEVLVMYQEAKSLSKDALPYVLKKELEMVEMFEILIQKCVDEGELEMEKEMIHLMAQNIFVQGQMWAFRRWALRSYTIEQYIERQTGLLLNGIKGFQTVAE; the protein is encoded by the coding sequence ATGCGCAGAGATCAGATGATAAAAGGAGCCGTTTCACTCTTCAAACAAAAAGGCTTTCACCGGACCACGACACGCGAAATCGCCAAAGCGTCCGGCTTCAGTATCGGCACCCTCTATGAGTATATCCGGACAAAAGAAGACGTCCTGTACCTCGTCTGCGACCGGATCTACGACCAGGTAAGGGCCCGCCTCCACGGCATGGACCTGAACGGAGGAACGCTTGAGTCCCTCTCAACAGGTATTGCCCACTACTTCAGAGTTGTGGACGACATGCAGGACGAAGTGCTCGTCATGTATCAGGAAGCCAAATCACTCTCGAAGGATGCCCTGCCTTACGTGTTGAAAAAAGAGCTTGAGATGGTGGAAATGTTTGAAATATTGATTCAGAAATGCGTCGATGAAGGGGAACTTGAGATGGAGAAGGAAATGATTCATCTCATGGCGCAGAATATTTTTGTTCAGGGGCAGATGTGGGCGTTCAGACGCTGGGCGCTGCGCTCCTACACGATCGAACAATACATCGAACGCCAGACCGGTCTGCTGTTAAACGGCATTAAAGGCTTTCAGACCGTGGCGGAATAG
- a CDS encoding acyl-CoA dehydrogenase: MNFTLTEEHEMIRKMVRDFAEKDVAPTAAERDEEERFDRSIFNKMAELGLTGIPWPEEYGGIGSDYLAYVIAVEELSRVCASTGVTLSAHLSLASWPIYKFGNEQQKKHYLTKLAQGEMLGAYGLSEPGAGSDVSSMKTRAVKNGDHYVLNGSKVWITNGGEAELYIIFAVTDQDAGTRGMSAFIVEKGWEGFSIGKKEKKLGIRSSPTTELIFDNVKVPAENLLGEEGQGFKIAMMTLDGGRNGIAAQAVGIAQGALDAAVEYAKGREQFGKTILANQGVSFKIADMATGIEASRLLTYQAAWLESEGLPYGKESAMSKLFAGDTAMKVTVEAVQIFGGYGYTKDYPVERYMRDAKITQIYEGTQEIQRLVIGRMVTK, from the coding sequence ATGAACTTTACATTAACTGAAGAGCACGAAATGATCCGTAAAATGGTCCGCGACTTTGCAGAAAAGGATGTCGCACCAACCGCTGCAGAGCGCGATGAAGAAGAACGTTTTGACCGCAGTATTTTCAACAAAATGGCGGAGCTTGGTCTGACAGGTATTCCATGGCCGGAGGAGTACGGCGGGATCGGCAGTGACTATCTTGCTTACGTCATCGCGGTAGAAGAGCTGTCACGTGTCTGTGCATCAACAGGCGTAACGCTATCAGCCCACCTTTCACTTGCGAGCTGGCCCATTTATAAATTCGGTAACGAGCAGCAGAAAAAACACTACCTGACAAAGCTTGCTCAGGGTGAAATGCTTGGCGCATACGGCTTATCAGAGCCTGGCGCAGGTTCAGACGTATCATCCATGAAAACACGCGCTGTGAAAAACGGTGATCACTACGTGTTAAACGGCTCTAAAGTCTGGATCACAAACGGTGGCGAAGCAGAGCTGTACATCATTTTCGCCGTAACAGATCAGGACGCAGGAACACGCGGCATGAGCGCATTTATCGTAGAAAAAGGCTGGGAAGGCTTCTCGATCGGTAAAAAAGAGAAAAAACTCGGCATCCGTTCATCACCAACAACGGAACTCATTTTTGACAACGTCAAAGTACCGGCTGAAAACCTCCTCGGAGAAGAAGGACAGGGCTTTAAAATCGCGATGATGACACTCGACGGAGGCCGTAACGGAATCGCTGCACAGGCAGTCGGAATCGCACAGGGCGCACTCGATGCAGCCGTTGAATACGCAAAAGGCCGTGAACAATTCGGCAAAACCATCCTTGCTAACCAGGGCGTTTCCTTTAAAATCGCCGACATGGCAACAGGCATCGAAGCATCAAGACTTCTGACCTACCAGGCAGCATGGCTCGAATCAGAAGGCCTGCCATACGGCAAAGAATCCGCCATGTCCAAGCTATTCGCCGGCGACACAGCCATGAAAGTAACCGTCGAAGCCGTCCAAATCTTCGGAGGCTACGGCTATACAAAAGACTACCCGGTAGAACGCTACATGCGCGACGCCAAAATCACCCAAATCTACGAAGGCACCCAGGAAATCCAACGCCTCGTGATTGGAAGAATGGTGACGAAGTAA
- a CDS encoding acyl-CoA dehydrogenase, which produces MELRFTEEQEMMRKMVRDFAKEEVEPFIERMEAGEFPHDILNKMSELGLMGITVPEEYGGAGMDFISYIIAINELSKVSPVVGVILSVHTSVGTNPILYYGNEAQKKKYVTKLATGEYLGAFCLTEPSAGSDAASLKTKAVKKDDHYVLNGSKIFITNGGEADTYIVFAVTDPEKGTRGISAFIVEKDTPGFIVGKDEEKMGLHGSRTVQLTFEDMKVPAENLLGEEGEGFKIALGNLDVGRIGIAAKSLGIAEAAVEHAVAYAKEREQFGKPIAKQQGIGFKLADMATAAEAARLLVYQAADLRQQGKPCGKEASMAKLFASSTAMTNAIECVQVFGGNGYTEDYPAERLFRDAKISEIYEGTSEIQRIVISKHVTK; this is translated from the coding sequence ATGGAACTCCGTTTTACAGAAGAGCAGGAAATGATGCGCAAAATGGTGCGCGACTTTGCGAAGGAAGAAGTCGAGCCGTTTATTGAACGGATGGAAGCGGGCGAATTTCCGCATGATATTTTGAACAAAATGTCTGAGCTCGGTCTCATGGGCATTACGGTTCCGGAAGAATACGGCGGGGCAGGAATGGACTTTATCTCTTATATTATTGCGATTAACGAGCTGTCGAAGGTCAGTCCGGTCGTCGGCGTGATTTTATCCGTGCATACTTCTGTTGGTACAAACCCGATTCTTTACTACGGGAATGAAGCGCAGAAGAAGAAATATGTAACGAAACTTGCGACCGGTGAATACCTCGGTGCATTCTGCCTGACAGAGCCAAGTGCAGGCTCAGATGCTGCCAGCCTGAAAACGAAGGCAGTGAAAAAAGACGATCATTACGTCTTAAACGGCTCAAAGATCTTTATCACAAACGGTGGTGAAGCGGATACGTATATCGTGTTTGCTGTCACAGATCCTGAAAAAGGAACGCGCGGAATCAGTGCCTTTATCGTTGAAAAGGATACACCAGGATTTATCGTCGGAAAAGATGAAGAAAAAATGGGGCTGCATGGATCACGTACCGTTCAGCTAACGTTTGAAGATATGAAGGTACCAGCTGAAAATCTGTTAGGTGAAGAGGGAGAAGGTTTTAAAATTGCCCTCGGAAACCTCGATGTCGGGCGGATCGGGATTGCTGCAAAATCACTCGGTATTGCAGAAGCAGCCGTTGAACATGCGGTTGCCTATGCAAAAGAGCGTGAGCAGTTCGGTAAGCCAATCGCCAAGCAGCAGGGAATCGGATTTAAACTCGCGGATATGGCCACAGCTGCAGAAGCGGCACGCCTTCTCGTGTACCAGGCAGCGGATCTACGTCAGCAGGGTAAGCCATGCGGCAAGGAAGCCTCTATGGCAAAGCTGTTTGCTTCATCTACTGCTATGACGAACGCGATTGAATGCGTACAGGTATTTGGCGGTAACGGTTATACAGAGGATTACCCGGCAGAGCGCTTATTCCGCGATGCGAAAATCAGTGAGATTTATGAAGGTACAAGTGAAATACAACGAATCGTGATCAGTAAGCACGTGACAAAATAG